Proteins encoded in a region of the Anopheles aquasalis chromosome 2, idAnoAquaMG_Q_19, whole genome shotgun sequence genome:
- the LOC126570625 gene encoding uncharacterized protein LOC126570625 produces the protein MDKPSRPVRNRKRSRKAWPPGDTHGRPVKRLFTPEIKRLLKDWLVRRRDNPYPNREEKKLLAIETGLTYTQICNWFANWRRKLKNSGNDPLRKTWGNLIRHYNTNARGNVEQFSICSSDSIWSGADGEDSNDSRHTSPASARNGRPEHVVMLHATARQHGAHGACRMPFSYVKYSSPPASADPYDEMGYNEMHPHPRHNKNSASFRSKNGRKCAEYVRRFPPEYSTSPTTSSTSVCHGQLDESPSSYEDVRPTCCFDHCYTPRNYETVFGIPEDTRCYKIEAGHKYIPDGSHATLEPLILTAKPSGFGRFEHGNERTGLMGTTTATLFLAQSPHLSPTTTGATLPVPAQNRSSKYKSSMMEKYLRDLSELEADHSRQPVIMATIPFQRSYQNHHHHLCHRGSVDEEPDHDATDPYRAEPALVHAIMDSADRLSCDTGVLDAPPPSLSKWLESAAKFTPAKHNYIGGDWEKSGKQSTAKKRCDSGGLYGSLSGHPGQGTNGISLDNALGSDGSVTLTHQKDEIDAAEALTRLANNFRTKFSS, from the exons ATGGACAAACCGTCGCGTCCTGTGCGAAATCGTAAGCGTAGTAG GAAAGCATGGCCACCGGGTGACACACATGGGCGGCCGGTCAAGAGGTTGTTCACGCCGGAGATTAAGCGACTACTAAAGGATTGGTTGGTTCGGCGGCGCGATAATCCGTACCCGAACCGGGAGGAAAAGAAACTGCTGGCAATCGAAACGGGCCTCACGTACACGCAGATCTGCAACTGGTTCGCGAACTGGCGCCGAAAGCTCAAAAATTCCGGCAACGATCCACTGCGAAAGACCTGGGGCAACCTGATCCGCCATTACAACACGAACGCCCGGGGCAATGTGGAGCAGTTTAGCATTTGTTCGAGTGACAGCATTTGGAGTGGTGCCGATGGGGAGGATTCGAATGATTCGCGCCACACATCACCTGCATCCGCCCGGAATGGGCGACCGGAGCACGTGGTAATGCTTCACGCCACCGCTAGGCAGCATGGAGCTCACGGGGCGTGTAGGATGCCCTTCTCATACGTCAAGTACAGCAGTCCACCGGCCAGTGCGGATCCTTACGATGAGATGGGGTACAATGAAATGCATCCACATCCACGCCACAACAAGAATAGCGCATCATTTCGAAGCAAAAATGGACGAAAGTGTGCGGAGTATGTCAGAAGGTTCCCGCCGGAATACAGTACCAGTCCAacgacgagcagcaccagcgtatGCCATGGTCAGCTAGATGAAAGTCCGTCTTCATACGAAGATGTGCGGCCAACGTGCTGCTTCGATCACTGCTACACCCCACGGAACTACGAGACCGTGTTCGGCATACCGGAAGATACCAGGTGCTACAAG ATCGAAGCAGGCCACAAATATATACCGGATGGTAGCCATGCGACACTCGAGCCCCTCATCCTCACTGCCAAACCGTCCGGATTTGGGCGATTCGAACATGGCAATGAGCGAACGGGGCTTAtgggaacaacaacagccacccTGTTTCTTGCCCAGTCTCCCCATCTTtctccgacgacgaccggtGCAACATTGCCGGTACCAGCGCAGAACCGTTCGAGCAAGTACAAGAGCAGCATGATGGAAAAGTATCTACGGGATCTAAGTGAGCTGGAAGCGGATCACAGCAGACAGCCGGTGATCATGGCAACCATTCCGTTCCAGCGGAGCTACcaaaatcaccatcaccatctgtGCCATCGCGGATCGGTGGATGAGGAACCGGACCACGATGCTACCGATCCGTACCGAGCGGAACCGGCGCTCGTTCACGCCATAATGGACTCTGCCGATCGACTAAGCTGTGATACGGGTGTCctcgatgcaccaccaccttcactgTCCAAGTGGCTAGAAAGTGCGGCCAAGTTTACCCCCGCGAAGCACAACTACATCGGCGGTGATTGGGAAAAGTCTGG GAAACAATCGACGGCAAAAAAACGTTGTGATTCCGGGGGACTGTATGGGTCCCTTTCGGGCCATCCGGGACAAGGAACGAATGGAATCTCACTAGATAATGCACTCGGATCGGATGGTAGTGTAACGCTTACCCATCAGAAGGACGAGATCGATGCAGCCGAAGCGTTGACACGTTTAGCGAACAATTTTCGGACGAAATTCTCCAGCTAA
- the LOC126570599 gene encoding protein aubergine, with protein MADGRDPLGRDRMRGAVNPSHHGSRSPFEARGSHPPPGPAYQTPERRPGWVPPPSGAPGVRGPPPSGSGAGPARAGPNEPRHHYTSSSGAGDAAGASTSRESTPGGPGAARGLGGPAGPGGLGGKPIRRRPLADTLRTRLADSKTKHGSTGQTLSLQSNYFKLVKRVDWTLSHYAVSIVPPCPSPRLAQSLVNEHKTILGGFVFDGANLFTGSKLPSEEMVLHSKHDRTGDKYEVHIERVATVDMTGETGIQVLNLILRRAMNGLNLQLVGRNLYDAAAKIPVREYHIELWPGYITSIRQHEADVLVCCEIAHKTMRMQTCYDILRECQRHDRNYKDAFRKAVLGCVVLTGYNNKTYTINDVTFDTTPESTFDTKNGPISFMEYYKNKYNIRIRDAFQPMLLSRAKKKDARSGDNELMALVPELCQMTGLTDSMRSDFKMMRAMADHTRLNPDRRIERLETFNRRLQTSPESQEVFRVWKMELDRRLVDVPGRLLPQEMIFFSTTSTGVQAGDNADWTAHFRDNPMFATVRLSRWYLVVPGRCQREANDFLGCMIKAARGMRFEISNCEIIPMQDDNPNTYMRTLDSIINKDPQMIMCVVSNNKSDRYTAIKKKCCVDRAIPTQVMVQKTITPKTGNIRTLMSVATKVVIQMNCKLGGVPWKVKIPLNGLMTIGFDVCHDSKDKSKSFGAMVATLDHDNRGTPKFFSTVSHHSSGEEISTYLPLNTVKALNEYRREFGELPKRIIFYRDGVSEGQLQYIYEHEVRSLVDKLGQIYRSAGIEQEVLLTFFIVNKRINTRFFDQRLNPRPGTVVDNVVTLPQRTDFYLVSQSVKQGTVSPTAYNIVWDSSNLKIDHLQMLSYKQCHLYYNWSGTTRVPAVCQYAHKLSFLVGQYLHQAPSSLLEKKLYFL; from the exons ATGGCCGACGGACGTGATCCGCTCGGTCGAGACAGGATGCGTGGTGCGGTCAACCCAAGTCATCACGGATCACGGTCTCCGTTCGAGGCTCGCGGGAGTCatccaccaccgggaccaGCCTATCAAACGCCAGAG AGACGCCCAGGATGGGTACCGCCACCGTCTGGAGCGCCTGGCGTAAGAGGTCCGCCACCGAGCGGTTCCGGTGCAGGTCCCGCAAGAGCTGGGCCGAATGAACCCCGCCACCACTACACCTCATCCTCGGGGGCCGGAGATGCTGCTGGCGCATCGACGAGCCGAGAATCAACACCGGGCGGCCCTGGTGCAGCACGTGGACTGGGGGGACCCGCCGGCCCTGGAGGCCTTGGCGGCAAACCGATTCGTCGGCGGCCCTTGGCAGACACACTGAGAACGCGCCTCGCCgactcaaaaacaaaacacggtTCAACGGGACAAACACTCTCCCTCCAGTCGAATTACTTTAAGCTTGTGAAACGCGTCGATTGGACCCTCAGCCACTACGCAGTCAGCATAGTGCCACCGTGTCCGAGCCCACGTTTGGCGCAATCGCTCGTAAACGAGCATAAGACCATCTTGGGTGGGTTCGTGTTTGATGGAGCGAACCTTTTCACCGGTTCCAAACTGCCGAGTGAGGAAATGGTCCTTCACTCGAAGCACGATCGTACGGGCGATAAGTACGAAGTGCACATCGAGCGAGTGGCGACGGTCGATATGACGGGCGAAACTGGAATTCAGGTGCTCAACTTAATCCTGCGCCGTGCGATGAACGGCCTGAACCTGCAGCTGGTTGGGCGCAATCTGTACGATGCGGCGGCAAAAATTCCGGTTCGGGAGTATCACATCGAGCTGTGGCCTGGCTATATCACTAGCATCCGGCAGCACGAGGCcgatgtgctggtgtgctgtgaAATAGCGCACAAAACTATGCGCATGCAAACTTGTTACGATATTTTGCGCGAATGTCAGCGACACGACCGGAACTATAAAGACGCGTTCCGGAAGGCGGTGCTGGGCTGCGTAGTCCTGACGGGCTACAATAACAAAACGTACACCATTAACGACGTCACGTTTGACACCACGCCCGAAAGCACCTTCGACACCAAAAATGGTCCAATCTCCTTCATGGAGTATTACAAAAACAAGTACAATATCCGGATCCGCGATGCCTTCCAACCGATGCTGTTGTCAcgtgcgaagaagaaggacgccCGATCGGGAGACAACGAGCTGATGGCACTCGTACCTGAGTTATGCCAGATGACGGGCCTAACGGATTCGATGAGATCTGATTTCAA GATGATGAGAGCAATGGCAGACCACACACGCCTGAATCCGGATAGACGAATTGAGCGCCTGGAAACATTTAACCGGCGTTTGCAGACATCGCCCGAGAGCCAGGAAGTGTTCCGCGTGTGGAAGATGGAGCTCGACCGGCGACTGGTCGATGTGCCGGGCCGTCTGTTACCGCAGGAGATGATATTCTTCTCCACCACTTCCAC TGGTGTTCAGGCGGGCGATAACGCTGATTGGACGGCGCACTTCCGGGACAATCCGATGTTTGCTACGGTGCGGTTGAGCCGCTGGTATCTGGTCGTGCCGGGGCGTTGCCAGCGGGAGGCGAATGATTTCCTTGGCTGCATGATCAAGGCGGCCCGCGGTATGCGCTTTGAGATTAGTAACTGCGAGATCATCCCCATGCAGGACGACAACCCAAACACGTACATGAGGACGCTTGATAGTATCATCAATAAGGATCCACAGATGATCATGTGCGTTGTTTCGAACAACAAATCAGATCGTTATACAGCGATAAAAAAGAAGTGCTGTGTGGACCGAGCCATCCCGACGCAGGTAATGGTCCAGAAAACGatcaccccaaaaacgggcaACATCCGGACGCTGATGTCGGTCGCAACCAAGGTGGTCATACAGATGAACTGCAAACTGGGTGGAGTCCCGTGGAAGGTAAAAATCCCGCTAAACGGGTTAATGACGATTGGTTTCGACGTGTGCCACGATTCGAAAGACAAGAGCAAATCGTTcggtgcgatggtggccaccctcGACCACGACAACCGTGGGACACCCAAGTTTTTCTCCACCGTCAGCCACCACTCAAGCGGCGAGGAGATTTCGACCTACCTGCCACTCAATACGGTGAAGGCTTTGAATGAGTATCGGCGCGAGTTTGGCGAGTTGCCGAAGCGCATCATCTTCTACCGGGATGGTGTTAGCGAGGGACAGCTCCAGTATATTTACGAGCACGAGGTACGCTCGCTGGTGGACAAACTCGGCCAGATCTACCGGTCGGCAGGCATCGAGCAGGAGGTGTTGCTCACATTTTTCATTGTGAACAAAAGAATCAACACCCGGTTCTTCGATCAGCGGCTCAATCCACGTCCCGGCACGGTAGTCGACAATGTTGTCACACTTCCACAGCG AACGGACTTTTACCTTGTGTCGCAATCAGTCAAACAGGGCACGGTATCCCCCACTGCATACAACATTGTGTGGGACTCCTCCAATCTGAAAATTGACCATCTTCAGATGCTATCCTACAAGCAGTGCCACTTGTATTATAACTGGTCCGGCACGACTCGCGTCCCAGCAGTCTGCCAATACGCGCACAAGTTGTCGTTCCTCGTGGGCCAGTACCTGCACCAGGCGCCGAGTAGTTTGCTGGAGAAAAAACTATACTTCCtgtag
- the LOC126576397 gene encoding cell cycle control protein 50A-like: MPNTRISQISSDLHLRRPPNTAFHQQRLSTWELTWKPRVIWPILTIFGIIGLLVGLVLLYVSYNTPEYTLDYTDCIATEDSAGRSCSDIIATTPGEVCHCEMTFTLDQAFPRRVFLYYGLRNFYQNHHYYTRSRDDRQLRGVLSNTPSERCEPFIYAYRGDRLLPIVPCGSLANSLFNDSFTLYALSDVAAPRVVPLVSGRSLWPHERAVKFRNPRGNLRQRLVNYARPPSWSRELWELDPDHPDNNGLQNEDLIVWMRPAALSNFRKLYRQVDDSKAPFQDGLPSGNYSLHIAYRYPVHSFDGRKSIILSSPSLLGARNHFHGLACIISGIICLVLACVLAALPCW, translated from the coding sequence ATGCCCAACACGAGAATCAGCCAGATCAGTTCGGATTTGCATTTGCGAAGACCTCCCAACACGGCATTCCATCAGCAACGCCTCAGCACCTGGGAACTCACATGGAAACCGCGTGTTATCTGGCCAATACTCACCATATTCGGGATCATTGGCCTGCTCGTCGGTCTAGTGTTGCTGTACGTGTCCTACAACACCCCGGAATACACGCTGGATTACACCGACTGTATCGCGACGGAGGATTCCGCTGGACGAAGCTGTTCGGATATCATTGCGACAACCCCCGGCGAGGTATGCCACTGCGAGATGACCTTCACGCTTGATCAAGCCTTTCCACGGAGAGTCTTTCTCTACTACGGTCTGCGTAACTTCTACCAGAACCACCATTACTACACCCGATCCCGTGACGATCGACAGCTCCGGGGAGTGCTCTCGAACACGCCGTCCGAACGATGTGAACCCTTTATCTATGCGTACCGTGGTGACCGGTTGCTGCCCATCGTCCCGTGCGGTTCGTTAGCCAATTCGCTCTTCAATGATTCATTCACGTTGTATGCGCTGTCGGATGTCGCTGCTCCTCGCGTTGTGCCACTGGTCAGTGGTCGATCGCTTTGGCCGCATGAACGTGCCGTCAAGTTTCGCAATCCGCGCGGGAACCTACGTCAACGGCTGGTGAACTATGCTCGACCACCTTCTTGGTCCCGTGAGCTCTGGGAATTGGACCCAGATCATCCGGACAACAACGGGCTGCAGAACGAAGACTTGATCGTGTGGATGAGACCAGCAGCACTTTCGAACTTTCGCAAACTGTACCGTCAGGTGGATGATTCGAAGGCTCCTTTTCAGGATGGGCTACCGAGCGGAAACTACAGCCTGCACATTGCCTACCGCTATCCCGTGCACTCGTTCGATGGACGGAAATCTATCATCCTGAGCTCACCGTCGTTGTTGGGTGCACGGAATCACTTCCACGGCTTGGCGTGTATAATCTCCGGTATAATATGTCTCGTGCTTGCATGCGTTCTTGCGGCACTGCCCTGTTGGTGA
- the LOC126570654 gene encoding malate dehydrogenase, cytoplasmic codes for MSSEPIRVVVTGAAGQIAYSLLYMVAKGDVFGPEQPLILHLLDIPPMMGVLEGVVMELADCALPLLVSVVPTADPAVAFKDVDAAFLVGAMPRKQGMERKDLLSANVKIFKVQGEALDKHAKKDVKVLVVGNPANTNALVCSHYAPSIPKQNFTAMTRLDQNRAQAQIAARLGVGITKVKNIIIWGNHSATQVPDARNASVEVNGVTKSVPEAVANDEFLKQEFLETVQKRGAAVIAARKMSSAMSAAKAASDHMRDWFAGTRDGEYVSMGVISDGSYGAPKDIVFSFPVQIKNRQWTIVPGLQVDEFARGKLDITAKELLEEKEEAMAVCAAD; via the exons ATG tctTCGGAACCGATTCGTGTCGTGGTGACCGGTGCGGCCGGCCAGATTGCCTACTCGCTGCTGTACATGGTGGCGAAGGGTGATGTGTTCGGACCGGAGCAACCACTGATCCTGCATTTACTGGACATTCCGCCGATGATGGGCGTGCTGGAGGGTGTGGTGATGGAACTGGCCGACTGTGCCCTGCCGCTGCTCGTTAGCGTCGTACCGACCGCCGATCCGGCCGTCGCCTTCAAGGACGTCGATGCCGCCTTCCTCGTCGGTGCAATGCCCCGTAAGCAAGGCATGGAGCGCAAGGATCTGCTGTCGGCCAATGTGAAGATCTTCAAGGTGCAGGGTGAAGCGCTGGATAAGCACGCCAAGAAG GATGTGAAAGTGCTGGTCGTAGGTAATCCGGCCAACACGAACGCCCTGGTGTGCTCGCACTATGCACCGTCGATCCCGAAGCAGAACTTTACCGCGATGACACGGCTGGATCAGAACCGGGCCCAGGCACAGATTGCGGCACGGCTCGGTGTCGGCATCACGAAGGTTaagaacatcatcatctggggTAACCATTCGGCGACGCAGGTACCGGATGCGCGGAACGCTTCGGTCGAGGTGAATGGTGTCACGAAGAGTGTTCCGGAAGCGGTGGCCAACGATGAGTTCCTGAAGCAGGAGTTCCTCGAGACGGTGCAGAAGCGCGGCGCGGCCGTGATCGCGGCACGCAAAATGTCGTCCGCCATGTCGGCGGCCAAGGCGGCCAGCGATCACATGCGCGACTGGTTCGCGGGTACGCGCGACGGCGAGTACGTCTCGATGGGGGTCATCTCGGACGGGAGCTACGGGGCACCGAAGGATATCGTCTTCTCCTTCCCGGTGCAGATCAAAAACCGCCAGTGGACGATCGTGCCGGGCCTGCAGGTGGACGAGTTCGCGCGCGGCAAGCTCGACATCACCGccaaggagctgctggaggagaaggaggaagcgaTGGCCGTCTGTGCCGCCGATTGA
- the LOC126570666 gene encoding 39S ribosomal protein L10, mitochondrial, whose amino-acid sequence MSNFVINGLLQSRNPLLAFRRFRGKMNIQRPRQPHYERARVLEIVKPFYKKPAFSAPCMEAQLTKETRKVDNPYEAIVAREARNWFEQSRLVAFLHVNSIRQEDMFKVQVALHRHQVTVKVYGKSIMQKAVEGTKFEPILPLFEAKTALVFGPEERKINQLLSVLKKTPQLVLLAGIVEGRLLSKQELVAYASMPDLTTVRAQFAAVLESAGGKIVSDLQCHQQQLVNLLDAHARGNDAEQAETANGKVADS is encoded by the exons atgtcgaatttcgTGATAAATG GTTTGTTACAGTCCCGCAATCCGCTGCTGGCTTTTCGCCGGTTCCGGGGAAAGATGAACATCCAGCGACCGCGCCAACCTCATTACGAAAGGGCGCGGGTGCTCGAGATCGTGAAACCGTTCTACAAGAAGCCGGCCTTTAGCGCGCCGTGCATGGAGGCGCAGCTTACCAAAGAGACTCGTAAGGTGGACAACCCGTACGAGGCGATCGTGGCCCGTGAGGCGCGCAACTGGTTCGAACAGAGCCGGCTCGTGGCATTCCTGCACGTAAACTCGATCCGCCAAGAGGACATGTTCAAGGTGCAGGTAGCGCTACACCGGCATCAGGTCACGGTGAAGGTGTACGGAAAGTCGATCATGCAGAAGGCCGTCGAGGGGACCAAATTCGAACCAATCCTGCCCCTGTTCGAGGCTAAAACGGCGCTCGTGTTCGGTCCGGAAGAGCGCAAAATCAATCAGCTGCTTAGTGTGCTGAAGAAAACGCCCCAGCTCGTGTTGCTGGCCGGCATCGTCGAGGGTCGCCTACTGAGCAAGCAGGAACTGGTGGCTTATGCCAGCATGCCGGATCTAACGACAGTCAGGGCACAGTTTGCGGCCGTACTGGAGAGCGCCGGTGGCAAGATTGTCAGCGATCTGCagtgccatcagcagcagttggtcAATCTTTTGGATGCGCACGCCCGCGGCAATGATGCAGAGCAAGCAGAGACAGCCAATGGCAAGGTAGCGGACAGTTGA